The proteins below are encoded in one region of Campylobacter helveticus:
- the ftsH gene encoding ATP-dependent zinc metalloprotease FtsH, whose protein sequence is MNENNKNNNAPQNNNFFNKNPIFIFAIFAIVMVVVFKGFFDGGTTGSFGGNLSGSEVNKNVPYSELKKLIESGQINQVSIGQSTIKAVSSANNTIYNAKKVNDTELVKLLDSKNIAYGAYSETNWFTDMIFSWVLPVFIFFAIWMFLASRMQKSMGSSILGIGSSKKLVNSEKPKVKFGDVAGVEEAKEEVKEIVDFLKYPERYIKLGAKIPKGLLLVGPPGTGKTLLAKAVAGEADVPFFSVSGSSFIEMFVGVGASRVRDLFENAKKEAPAIVFIDEIDAIGKSRAANGLMGGNDEREQTLNQLLAEMDGFGTESSPVIVLAATNRPEVLDAALLRPGRFDRQVLVDKPDFKGRCEILKVHMKDVKISPKVKVEDVGRLTAGLAGADLANIINEAALLAGRDGKKYVEQDDLVEAVERAIAGLEKKSRRINDKEKKIVTYHECGHALIAETTKGAKRVSKVSVIPRGLAALGYTLNTPEENKFLMQKHELIAEVDVLLGGRAAEEVFIGEISTGASNDLERATDIIKAMISMYGMSEIAGLMVLEKQRNTFLTGGQSIKDYSEKMAESLDDYVKKTLDERYKDVKETLSTYKGAIETMVAALYEEETIEGSKVREIIKEFEEQNALPTRLQVEEKKEQQ, encoded by the coding sequence ATGAACGAAAATAATAAAAATAACAACGCACCGCAAAATAATAATTTTTTTAATAAAAATCCTATTTTCATCTTTGCTATTTTTGCGATAGTGATGGTTGTCGTATTTAAAGGTTTTTTTGATGGTGGGACAACTGGTTCTTTTGGTGGAAATTTAAGTGGTAGTGAGGTCAATAAAAATGTTCCATATTCTGAGCTTAAAAAGCTTATCGAAAGTGGGCAGATTAATCAAGTTAGCATAGGGCAAAGCACCATTAAGGCTGTTTCTAGTGCAAATAATACTATCTACAACGCTAAAAAGGTGAATGATACCGAGTTGGTTAAATTGCTTGATAGCAAAAATATCGCTTATGGGGCATATTCTGAAACAAATTGGTTTACAGATATGATTTTTTCTTGGGTTTTGCCTGTTTTTATCTTTTTTGCGATTTGGATGTTTTTAGCTTCTAGAATGCAAAAAAGTATGGGAAGTTCGATTCTAGGCATTGGGAGTTCTAAGAAGCTTGTAAATTCTGAAAAGCCTAAGGTTAAATTTGGAGATGTGGCTGGGGTTGAGGAAGCTAAAGAGGAGGTTAAGGAAATAGTAGATTTTCTCAAATATCCTGAGCGTTATATTAAGCTTGGAGCAAAAATTCCAAAAGGACTTTTATTAGTTGGTCCTCCTGGCACAGGTAAGACACTTTTAGCTAAGGCTGTAGCAGGTGAGGCTGATGTGCCGTTTTTTAGCGTTTCTGGCTCTTCTTTTATAGAGATGTTTGTGGGTGTGGGTGCTTCTAGGGTAAGAGATTTGTTTGAAAATGCAAAAAAAGAAGCACCTGCCATAGTTTTCATCGATGAAATTGATGCCATAGGAAAAAGTCGTGCGGCAAATGGTTTAATGGGTGGAAATGATGAGAGGGAGCAAACGCTAAATCAGCTTTTAGCCGAAATGGACGGCTTTGGCACAGAAAGCTCTCCTGTTATTGTCCTAGCAGCGACTAATCGCCCTGAAGTTTTAGATGCGGCTTTACTTAGACCGGGTCGTTTTGATAGACAAGTTTTAGTAGATAAGCCTGATTTTAAAGGGCGTTGCGAAATTTTAAAAGTGCATATGAAAGATGTAAAAATTTCACCTAAGGTTAAGGTTGAAGATGTGGGTCGACTAACGGCTGGTTTGGCTGGGGCTGATTTGGCAAATATTATTAACGAAGCTGCACTTTTAGCCGGACGCGATGGGAAAAAATATGTTGAGCAAGATGACCTTGTGGAAGCTGTTGAAAGGGCTATTGCAGGACTTGAGAAAAAATCGCGTCGTATTAACGATAAGGAAAAAAAGATTGTTACTTATCACGAGTGCGGACACGCTTTGATAGCTGAAACTACTAAGGGAGCGAAGAGGGTTAGTAAGGTTTCTGTTATCCCTAGAGGTTTGGCAGCACTTGGTTATACGCTTAATACCCCTGAGGAAAATAAATTTCTTATGCAAAAGCACGAGCTTATCGCTGAAGTGGATGTGCTTTTGGGAGGGCGTGCGGCTGAGGAGGTTTTTATTGGCGAAATTTCAACGGGTGCGAGCAATGATTTAGAAAGAGCGACAGATATCATTAAGGCGATGATTTCTATGTATGGTATGAGTGAAATTGCTGGGCTTATGGTGCTTGAAAAACAAAGAAATACTTTTTTAACTGGCGGACAAAGCATTAAGGATTATTCGGAAAAAATGGCGGAGTCGCTAGATGATTATGTGAAAAAAACCTTAGATGAGCGTTATAAAGATGTAAAAGAGACTTTAAGCACTTATAAGGGGGCTATTGAAACTATGGTCGCGGCTCTTTACGAGGAAGAGACGATAGAGGGTTCTAAGGTGCGTGAGATTATTAAAGAATTTGAAGAGCAAAATGCTTTACCAACGCGTTTGCAAGTAGAAGAGAAAAAAGAACAGCAATGA
- a CDS encoding phosphatidylserine decarboxylase: MSRFIAKEGWAVIFITLVLLLLIWIFGHFSFVLFLVLLALLFLFRASKPNLVCDDKKAILSPIDGKITRIENAYYEDFGECLELNIKNAFYDCGSLSSPIKMQLEKLTLRHGLFLCSELEVAKKMNERMVIHALSSGKKIIMRIYAGSLDRKLKLCNNPHNLDSGDRMGFLLNGSVSLLLPKDTRVHVGLNDEIKSGSLLAYLS, encoded by the coding sequence ATGAGTCGTTTCATCGCAAAAGAGGGCTGGGCGGTTATTTTTATCACTCTAGTTTTATTATTATTGATTTGGATATTTGGGCATTTTTCTTTTGTTTTATTTTTGGTGCTTTTGGCACTTTTATTTTTATTTAGAGCTTCGAAACCAAATTTAGTGTGCGATGATAAAAAAGCTATTTTATCCCCGATTGATGGAAAGATTACGCGTATTGAAAATGCTTATTATGAGGATTTTGGAGAGTGTTTGGAATTGAATATCAAAAACGCTTTTTATGATTGTGGGAGTTTGAGTTCGCCTATAAAAATGCAACTTGAGAAATTGACCTTAAGGCACGGGCTTTTCTTGTGTAGTGAACTTGAGGTGGCTAAAAAAATGAATGAGAGAATGGTAATACACGCTCTTTCTAGTGGAAAAAAAATAATTATGCGAATTTATGCAGGCTCTTTAGATAGAAAATTAAAACTCTGTAATAATCCCCATAACTTAGATTCTGGAGATAGAATGGGTTTTTTGCTCAATGGTTCTGTTAGTTTGCTTTTGCCAAAAGACACGAGGGTGCATGTGGGTTTAAATGATGAGATTAAATCAGGCTCACTGCTTGCTTATCTTTCTTAA
- the pssA gene encoding CDP-diacylglycerol--serine O-phosphatidyltransferase, protein MNHKLQLIYILPNLFTAASAFLGVISIISSINGDFYKALIYIILSLLFDGLDGRIARLTNTTSKFGVEFDSLADLIAFGVAPAVLFYTSVGIYYGKFGSLVAAFFVVFGAIRLARFNVTTGTYEPSVFIGLPIPTAAVVSAIYTYAYLNYDFLKSYGLFIVILQALLGILMVSNIRYPSFKKLNLNRSSVLKVLICLMLLFSFLYLYPLESLVILASLYVLYGIARFFLTFLRVGKKSKI, encoded by the coding sequence ATGAATCATAAGCTCCAGCTCATTTATATCTTGCCTAATCTTTTTACAGCAGCTTCAGCTTTTTTAGGTGTGATTTCTATTATTTCTTCGATAAATGGCGATTTTTATAAGGCTTTGATTTATATCATCTTATCTTTGCTTTTTGACGGATTAGACGGACGCATCGCAAGACTTACAAATACAACTTCCAAATTTGGTGTTGAATTTGATTCATTGGCTGATTTAATAGCTTTTGGAGTTGCTCCTGCTGTTCTTTTTTACACAAGTGTAGGAATTTATTATGGGAAATTTGGCTCTTTAGTTGCGGCATTTTTTGTTGTTTTTGGAGCGATACGCCTTGCGCGTTTTAATGTTACCACAGGCACTTATGAACCTTCTGTTTTTATAGGGCTTCCTATACCAACGGCAGCGGTGGTAAGTGCGATTTATACTTATGCTTATTTAAATTATGATTTTTTAAAATCTTACGGACTTTTTATCGTTATTTTACAAGCTCTTTTGGGAATTTTGATGGTAAGCAACATACGCTATCCAAGTTTCAAAAAGCTTAATCTTAACCGCTCCAGTGTTTTAAAAGTGCTTATTTGCTTAATGTTACTTTTTTCTTTTTTATATCTTTATCCTTTGGAAAGTTTAGTAATTTTAGCTAGTTTGTATGTTTTGTATGGGATTGCGCGATTTTTTCTCACATTTCTTCGGGTAGGGAAAAAGTCTAAAATTTAG